A single window of Methanothermobacter marburgensis str. Marburg DNA harbors:
- a CDS encoding 4Fe-4S binding protein — MFISTGKCEGLGECIRACPTEAIRMIDGRAFSCITCGACMEACPNKAIRRNRYGGYVVDRAKCNACGVCEMTCPVNSIRIEDGVVKGICARCGLCVDKCPLGARVDAFDLIEDRQLRFLESLNLAVKPPVRRTPQSHEATRINVITDPEKCTLCRRCQYYCPTGAIIVDTDEGVCTECRVCEDVCPVGAIEDLEIDPEKCTLCLKCLRECPSRAIYVDDFEVKIRRPETELEGSIVSCLNCGLCAGACERGALKMVDGKLRYDPSLCRDCDETPCIDACPAGTLRMVDGELRGYCVSCGRCVRACDVSRARDFKTVRWDGSVSEDCISCGVCSEICPVDAITLKRGSIEVDTDKCILCEKCGIHCPADAIPKTTMKKRRITGGFTLIDPRLCIGCGLCLEICPEDAISKDESGLMMVDEDKCIHCGACSNICPARAVLFEREFGLSD, encoded by the coding sequence ATGTTCATATCAACAGGAAAATGTGAGGGACTTGGAGAATGCATCAGGGCATGCCCGACTGAAGCAATAAGGATGATTGATGGGAGGGCCTTCAGCTGCATAACCTGCGGTGCATGCATGGAGGCCTGTCCAAACAAGGCAATACGCAGGAACAGATACGGGGGATACGTGGTTGACAGGGCAAAGTGCAACGCCTGCGGTGTCTGTGAGATGACGTGCCCCGTAAACAGCATAAGGATAGAGGACGGTGTCGTTAAGGGCATATGTGCAAGGTGTGGTCTATGTGTGGATAAATGCCCACTTGGGGCAAGGGTGGATGCATTTGACCTCATAGAGGACAGACAGCTCCGCTTCCTGGAATCACTCAACCTGGCGGTGAAACCACCTGTGAGGAGAACACCACAGAGCCATGAGGCCACAAGGATAAATGTGATCACCGACCCTGAGAAATGCACCCTCTGCAGGAGATGCCAGTACTACTGTCCAACAGGGGCGATAATCGTTGATACAGATGAGGGAGTATGCACAGAGTGTCGTGTCTGCGAGGATGTCTGTCCTGTGGGGGCAATAGAGGACCTTGAGATAGACCCTGAGAAGTGCACACTCTGCCTCAAATGCCTGAGGGAATGCCCGAGCAGAGCAATATACGTGGATGACTTTGAGGTGAAGATAAGGAGGCCAGAAACAGAGCTTGAGGGCAGCATAGTATCCTGCCTCAACTGCGGGCTCTGCGCCGGAGCCTGTGAAAGGGGCGCCCTCAAAATGGTTGATGGCAAGCTGAGATACGACCCATCCCTCTGCAGGGACTGCGATGAAACCCCCTGCATAGACGCATGTCCCGCTGGAACCCTGAGGATGGTTGACGGGGAACTGAGGGGCTACTGCGTATCCTGTGGCCGCTGCGTCAGGGCGTGTGATGTGAGCAGGGCCCGTGACTTCAAGACGGTGAGATGGGACGGCTCGGTTTCAGAGGACTGCATATCCTGTGGTGTGTGCTCAGAGATATGTCCTGTTGATGCCATAACCCTTAAGAGGGGCTCCATAGAGGTGGACACCGATAAATGCATACTCTGTGAGAAGTGCGGAATCCACTGCCCCGCAGATGCCATACCAAAAACTACCATGAAGAAGAGAAGGATAACAGGAGGTTTCACACTCATAGACCCCCGCCTGTGCATCGGATGCGGCCTCTGCCTGGAGATATGCCCCGAAGATGCAATATCAAAGGATGAAAGCGGTCTCATGATGGTGGATGAGGATAAATGCATACACTGCGGCGCATGTTCAAACATATGCCCTGCAAGGGCGGTTCTCTTTGAGAGGGAGTTCGGTTTATCAGATTAA
- a CDS encoding MnhB domain-containing protein gives MSTILKIFAFPAAIFIMCLGILTVLGGHITPGGGFQGGAMVAAGFIFCAVVYGIEKSPFQFSHEFMSAMESIGALGYVALGLCGLLFSGFFLYNLGVDLYGISQSVSGFFNYPDPTHAGIIPYLNIVVGLKVLVGLSAIVITFMEFRGEEVTE, from the coding sequence ATGAGTACAATACTTAAGATATTCGCATTCCCTGCAGCAATATTTATAATGTGCCTGGGGATCCTGACAGTGCTCGGGGGCCACATAACCCCTGGAGGAGGATTTCAGGGGGGTGCGATGGTTGCAGCCGGGTTCATATTCTGTGCAGTAGTATACGGAATCGAAAAGAGCCCCTTCCAGTTTTCACATGAATTCATGTCTGCAATGGAAAGCATAGGGGCGCTTGGATACGTTGCACTGGGACTCTGCGGCCTGTTATTCTCAGGTTTCTTCCTTTACAACCTGGGAGTTGACCTTTATGGCATATCACAGAGTGTCAGCGGCTTCTTCAACTACCCTGACCCGACGCATGCAGGTATAATACCCTACCTCAACATAGTTGTGGGCCTCAAGGTCCTCGTGGGGCTCAGTGCAATCGTAATAACCTTCATGGAGTTCAGGGGTGAAGAGGTCACAGAATAG
- a CDS encoding energy-converting hydrogenase B, subunit H: MSESIRGLMATVALGLFGVTLFDAIIDLSKVINPGISIIYNYLGTKIAPNMVTVVVFDWRAYDTLGEALILVTAVLVTLLVFGRGKVQIGRDDGGKER; the protein is encoded by the coding sequence GTGTCTGAATCCATCAGGGGGCTCATGGCAACGGTGGCCCTTGGCCTCTTCGGGGTAACACTCTTTGATGCCATCATTGACCTTAGCAAGGTGATAAACCCTGGAATAAGCATTATCTACAATTACCTCGGAACAAAGATAGCCCCCAACATGGTGACGGTTGTCGTGTTTGACTGGAGGGCCTACGATACACTTGGAGAGGCCCTTATACTTGTCACGGCTGTACTTGTAACCCTTCTAGTATTTGGAAGGGGTAAGGTCCAGATAGGGAGAGATGATGGAGGGAAAGAGAGATGA
- the ehbF gene encoding energy conserving hydrogenase EhbF, translating into MNPLIPVMVVLPILCALLLNLLHGRDRTVKALAVAVAILLPIIPLLAGYGAHYFGGYAPLSENPAIASGLPDSVKSSYLYSFHPGITYLFGSAQRIFLLILSIVAFLAVLTSLNEVRKPSGVYAFLMFMGTAAVTAIVLTDDIFNLYVFFEIAALAQVGVILCSGVERSYETALKYMMIGGVAAPMLLLGVAILLALTGNVNISDIVFSMRSGLVNPGSPLFLLASSLILFGWLYGTGLPPFHTIKSAVYSKALPHGAALLQAFSVFTFTALALVILRMFYHMPLVRWAMVFFSLAGMVLGISMALMQTDLRRMIGFLAVGELGYIGIGLGLGTAASISAGLFQAVNEALITACIFLGFGTIFYMTGRSDPERIGGLIAYKPGLAGLVMLSGFIMAGVPPFNVFQSKLMLIQASIQAGFPELGVVMILLSIVTFMTFLRAFYSVYLRPEPEGMELESESVPRSTVFSLVVLILICTALGLAPWIATSQFTSLIQGLII; encoded by the coding sequence ATGAATCCACTTATACCGGTCATGGTGGTTTTACCGATTCTGTGTGCACTTCTACTTAACCTCCTTCATGGAAGGGACAGAACCGTGAAGGCACTGGCTGTTGCAGTGGCAATCTTGCTTCCAATCATACCCCTCCTTGCAGGGTACGGTGCACATTACTTTGGGGGCTACGCCCCCCTATCCGAGAATCCTGCCATTGCATCAGGGCTGCCCGACTCCGTAAAGTCATCGTACCTCTACTCGTTTCACCCGGGGATAACATACCTCTTTGGAAGTGCCCAGAGGATATTCCTGCTCATACTATCAATCGTGGCGTTCCTGGCAGTTTTAACATCCCTCAATGAGGTCAGGAAACCTTCAGGCGTCTACGCATTCCTCATGTTTATGGGAACGGCAGCTGTTACAGCCATAGTCCTCACAGATGACATATTCAACCTCTATGTCTTCTTTGAGATAGCGGCACTTGCACAGGTTGGTGTGATACTCTGCTCGGGGGTGGAGCGCAGCTATGAAACCGCACTCAAATACATGATGATAGGTGGAGTGGCAGCCCCCATGCTCCTCCTGGGGGTGGCCATACTCCTTGCGCTGACAGGCAACGTTAACATATCAGATATAGTATTTTCAATGAGAAGCGGCCTTGTTAACCCTGGCAGCCCCCTATTCCTGCTTGCATCATCACTCATACTCTTCGGGTGGCTCTACGGAACGGGGCTCCCACCATTCCACACCATCAAATCAGCGGTCTACAGCAAGGCCCTGCCCCATGGTGCTGCACTTCTTCAGGCCTTCTCTGTCTTCACCTTCACAGCCCTTGCACTGGTCATACTGAGAATGTTCTACCATATGCCTCTTGTGAGGTGGGCCATGGTGTTCTTCTCACTGGCAGGGATGGTTCTTGGTATAAGCATGGCACTCATGCAGACGGATCTAAGGAGGATGATAGGTTTCCTTGCGGTGGGTGAACTGGGGTACATTGGAATAGGCCTTGGCCTTGGAACCGCAGCCAGCATATCGGCCGGTCTCTTTCAGGCTGTCAACGAGGCCCTCATAACAGCATGCATATTCCTGGGCTTCGGGACAATCTTCTACATGACTGGAAGATCCGACCCTGAAAGGATAGGAGGTCTCATAGCATATAAACCAGGCCTTGCAGGTCTCGTGATGCTTTCAGGATTCATAATGGCGGGTGTACCACCATTCAATGTATTCCAGAGCAAACTGATGCTCATACAGGCATCCATCCAGGCAGGATTCCCTGAGCTGGGTGTTGTGATGATACTCCTCAGCATAGTCACCTTCATGACCTTCCTCAGGGCATTCTATTCGGTTTACCTCAGACCCGAACCTGAGGGAATGGAACTGGAATCAGAATCGGTCCCCAGGTCAACGGTATTCTCACTTGTGGTGCTGATTCTCATATGCACGGCACTGGGACTGGCGCCCTGGATTGCAACATCCCAGTTCACATCACTGATACAGGGTCTTATAATATGA
- a CDS encoding cation:proton antiporter subunit C, which yields MISLQLASLLTAGSLMVIGAVAVIFIDNLIKKVIALSFIADGVNLFLVTLGYRPGGIVYIYLPGMSGTWFAQNASYPLPFALVLTSIVIGASTLAVMLGIIIILYHKHGTISASKVLEE from the coding sequence ATGATCTCTTTACAGCTGGCATCCCTACTGACAGCAGGAAGTCTCATGGTCATAGGTGCTGTGGCCGTGATATTCATAGACAACCTCATAAAGAAGGTTATAGCCCTTTCATTCATAGCCGACGGCGTTAACCTCTTCCTTGTGACACTGGGCTACAGGCCCGGGGGCATAGTCTACATTTACCTTCCAGGAATGTCAGGGACATGGTTTGCACAGAACGCATCCTACCCGCTGCCCTTTGCACTTGTACTCACAAGCATAGTTATAGGGGCCAGCACCCTTGCTGTGATGCTCGGCATAATAATAATCCTTTACCATAAACACGGCACCATAAGCGCGTCCAAGGTGCTGGAAGAGTGA
- a CDS encoding DUF4040 domain-containing protein has product MIEYVIMIIAILGAVLALVQRDLLKAAILTGVPGAAIAALYQLLLAPDVALTQAIVGSAIIPVFFALAAYRTMRMEEE; this is encoded by the coding sequence ATGATCGAATACGTGATAATGATCATAGCAATACTTGGAGCGGTGCTTGCACTGGTCCAGAGGGACCTCCTGAAGGCAGCAATACTCACAGGGGTCCCCGGGGCTGCGATAGCCGCCCTTTACCAGCTGCTACTGGCACCTGATGTGGCACTGACACAGGCGATAGTTGGATCCGCAATTATACCTGTCTTCTTTGCACTTGCTGCTTACAGGACAATGAGAATGGAGGAAGAATGA
- a CDS encoding DUF2109 family protein, which yields MILRSAILIISSILVILAAIGILRFRDDIERVLYARIHVLGIADVACILALLALGEPLLAATYFILAPFVSHAIANAHYYGEGD from the coding sequence ATGATTTTAAGGTCCGCTATCCTGATCATTTCATCCATACTCGTGATACTGGCAGCCATAGGTATACTCAGATTCAGGGACGATATAGAGAGGGTCCTGTATGCAAGGATCCACGTCCTGGGTATTGCCGATGTTGCATGCATACTGGCACTCCTTGCCCTTGGAGAACCACTCCTGGCCGCAACATACTTCATACTGGCACCATTCGTCTCACATGCAATAGCAAACGCCCACTATTATGGGGAGGGGGATTAG
- a CDS encoding monovalent cation/H+ antiporter complex subunit F, with product MDLLMISEYILLASLAVFSIAAVRIATRKSIGMGLVGISAFSLATATILILINRIYGVGFCRDIAYALVLLGPVGTIAFARVLRG from the coding sequence ATGGATCTGCTGATGATATCAGAATATATTCTCCTGGCTTCACTGGCAGTATTCTCCATTGCAGCGGTGAGGATCGCAACAAGAAAGAGCATAGGGATGGGCCTTGTTGGTATATCAGCGTTCAGTCTGGCCACCGCAACGATACTCATACTCATAAACAGGATCTATGGGGTTGGCTTCTGCCGTGATATAGCCTATGCCCTTGTTCTTCTGGGGCCAGTTGGTACCATAGCATTTGCGAGGGTTCTGAGGGGTTGA
- a CDS encoding monovalent cation/H+ antiporter subunit E gives MFITRILYGIAYFLVLIYEILKATADVAVKTLNGNIEPVIVEIETELTRPVSQTILANSITLTPGTLSVDLDSENRILKVAAIYPRSREDIIPFEPYIRGMLE, from the coding sequence ATGTTTATCACAAGGATTCTGTACGGTATCGCCTACTTCCTGGTCCTGATATATGAGATACTTAAGGCAACAGCTGACGTGGCAGTAAAAACACTGAATGGAAACATTGAGCCTGTAATAGTGGAAATAGAGACTGAACTCACAAGACCGGTGTCCCAGACGATACTTGCAAACAGCATAACCCTCACACCAGGAACACTTTCGGTTGACCTTGATTCTGAGAACAGAATCCTGAAGGTCGCTGCAATATATCCCCGCAGCAGGGAGGACATAATACCATTCGAGCCCTACATAAGGGGGATGCTTGAATAG
- a CDS encoding metal-dependent hydrolase, with the protein MSSYKKHAAFSIIMASPIFQAVFPVALALLGSMIPDMDHEVKSENVSTVFLFGLVIFLVFYILGLPYLAGIALMDLALIFYLSRHRGFTHSILGALIISACLTVFVLSVFFLLRSLGLDGKASIMVILTVLGFMFLNRVMILPFVLLTLLGVFLTDFPTMNLYTIMGPLLIGFISHDVLDSFTPSGVRFMRPFSGRTFRKGFGILMLIFWALVVLYVLLLL; encoded by the coding sequence GTGTCCTCATATAAGAAACATGCCGCCTTTTCAATCATAATGGCGTCCCCAATTTTCCAGGCGGTTTTCCCGGTTGCACTGGCACTTCTGGGGTCCATGATTCCGGATATGGACCATGAGGTTAAATCAGAGAATGTGTCAACGGTGTTTCTTTTTGGACTTGTGATATTCCTTGTATTTTATATCCTGGGTCTTCCCTACCTTGCGGGGATTGCCCTCATGGATCTTGCCCTCATATTCTACCTTTCAAGGCACAGGGGATTCACACATTCAATTCTGGGGGCCCTCATAATCTCTGCCTGTCTGACGGTGTTTGTTCTATCGGTGTTCTTCCTTCTGAGGTCACTGGGCCTTGATGGGAAGGCATCAATCATGGTCATACTCACGGTTCTGGGGTTCATGTTCCTTAACAGGGTGATGATCTTACCATTCGTACTTCTGACTCTTCTTGGGGTTTTCCTCACGGATTTTCCCACAATGAATCTCTACACAATAATGGGACCCCTCCTTATTGGCTTCATCAGCCATGATGTCCTTGATTCTTTCACACCATCAGGGGTCAGGTTCATGAGGCCCTTCTCAGGGAGAACCTTCAGAAAGGGCTTTGGGATCCTTATGCTGATTTTCTGGGCCCTTGTGGTACTCTACGTGCTCCTGTTGCTGTAA
- a CDS encoding succinylglutamate desuccinylase/aspartoacylase family protein — protein MFVREDSIKISTVHEGSGGDVTLNDALRPHLSSELSLELAEYSRKGTVMLTFGGGRPVVMIVAGVHGNEIPPQVAAVRLSEQLLSMDIRGTVHVIPFAAPWATMKNSRWFTGHDLNRSASIRGSVTNSIFRRACEMGVDALADFHSTAPGSKPGVEGVFCSEEPEHESMEIARYITSRTSSKLLCYEKASSHYRGALEDECNLAGIPSVTCEVLSENGVVREGSDGRSLLQMRLFLKYMGILS, from the coding sequence ATGTTTGTGAGGGAGGACTCGATCAAAATTTCAACTGTACATGAGGGCTCGGGGGGTGATGTTACTCTCAATGATGCTCTACGGCCACATTTAAGCTCAGAACTTTCCCTTGAACTGGCAGAGTACTCCCGGAAGGGTACAGTGATGCTCACCTTTGGAGGGGGGAGGCCAGTGGTGATGATAGTGGCTGGGGTCCATGGCAATGAGATACCCCCACAGGTAGCGGCTGTAAGGCTTTCAGAACAGCTTTTATCCATGGATATCAGGGGGACAGTTCATGTGATACCATTTGCTGCCCCATGGGCAACGATGAAGAACAGCAGATGGTTCACGGGCCATGATCTGAACCGCTCGGCCAGTATCAGGGGGTCTGTAACAAATTCCATATTCAGGAGGGCATGTGAGATGGGGGTGGATGCCCTTGCAGATTTCCACTCCACGGCACCTGGAAGCAAACCCGGCGTTGAGGGGGTTTTCTGTTCAGAGGAACCTGAACATGAAAGCATGGAGATAGCCCGTTACATAACTTCAAGGACCTCATCAAAACTTCTATGCTATGAGAAGGCGTCTTCCCATTACAGGGGGGCCCTTGAGGATGAATGCAATCTTGCCGGCATCCCCTCTGTAACCTGTGAGGTTTTATCTGAGAATGGAGTTGTCAGGGAGGGCAGTGACGGGAGGTCGCTCCTGCAGATGAGGCTTTTCCTGAAGTACATGGGTATTCTATCATGA